In the genome of Bacteroidales bacterium, one region contains:
- a CDS encoding sigma-70 family RNA polymerase sigma factor has product MDERTLEEIINGCKAGNVKDQERLFNLYSETMFGVCLYYSRDTSEAEDLLHDGFLKIFQHIHTFRYQGSFEGWMRRIMVNTSLERFRKERHLYSLSDVENTLEDVMEENIIGQISTKDLVKLIQDLSPRYRMVFNLYAVEGYSHKEISRMMGITEGTSKSNLARARAILQRNVKHFFLTDSKTIK; this is encoded by the coding sequence GTGGACGAAAGAACCCTTGAGGAAATCATAAACGGGTGTAAAGCCGGAAATGTCAAGGATCAGGAAAGACTTTTCAACCTTTACTCCGAAACGATGTTCGGCGTTTGCCTCTATTATTCGCGGGATACATCCGAGGCTGAAGATTTGTTGCATGACGGATTTCTTAAAATCTTTCAGCATATCCATACATTTCGCTATCAGGGATCCTTTGAAGGGTGGATGCGCAGGATCATGGTCAACACCTCCCTGGAGCGCTTCCGGAAGGAACGTCATCTGTATTCGCTGAGTGATGTGGAGAATACGTTGGAAGACGTCATGGAAGAAAACATCATTGGCCAGATCTCCACCAAAGATCTGGTTAAGTTGATACAGGATCTTTCACCGCGATACCGGATGGTATTCAACCTTTATGCCGTGGAAGGATACTCGCACAAAGAGATCAGCAGGATGATGGGGATCACCGAGGGTACCTCAAAATCCAACCTGGCAAGGGCCAGGGCGATATTGCAGCGGAATGTAAAGCATTTTTTCCTTACGGACAGCAAAACGATCAAATGA
- a CDS encoding nitroreductase family protein produces the protein MVDFLDLILLRQSVRRYSNREVEKEKLMKCLEAARLAPSASNSQPWSFIVVDDPELKDKVAHATYTSVVGFNRFALQAPVILAIVLEHPKVITQLAIRVKHKEWSLMDIGIAAEHFCLQAAELGLGTCMLGWFKEKQVKELLGLPAAKTVGLLITLGYPSADDSLRRKKRKPLETVVTFNGYNRPHSRK, from the coding sequence ATGGTGGATTTTTTGGATCTGATCCTGCTCAGGCAGAGCGTTCGCCGTTACTCGAACCGGGAGGTTGAGAAAGAGAAGCTCATGAAATGCCTTGAAGCGGCACGACTGGCTCCATCGGCGAGCAATTCCCAGCCCTGGTCGTTCATCGTGGTGGATGATCCGGAGCTGAAGGACAAAGTGGCCCATGCTACCTATACATCGGTCGTTGGTTTTAACCGGTTTGCACTTCAGGCACCCGTCATCCTTGCGATCGTTCTGGAACACCCCAAAGTCATAACCCAGCTGGCCATTCGCGTCAAACATAAGGAATGGTCGCTGATGGACATCGGTATTGCTGCCGAACATTTTTGTCTGCAGGCGGCGGAACTGGGACTTGGTACCTGTATGCTCGGCTGGTTCAAGGAAAAACAAGTGAAAGAGCTGCTGGGCCTTCCAGCCGCCAAAACCGTCGGACTGCTGATCACACTGGGTTACCCCTCAGCGGATGATTCATTGCGGAGAAAAAAAAGAAAGCCACTGGAAACAGTGGTAACATTTAACGGGTACAATAGGCCTCATTCACGAAAGTGA
- the purN gene encoding phosphoribosylglycinamide formyltransferase, producing the protein MKNIAIFASGSGTNAGNIAEYFRSNQDICIKLILANRQDAYVLKRAETFGIPTFVFNRKQFYQTDDVLNILKTNKISLIVLAGFLWLVPENILKAYPHKIINIHPALLPKYGGSGFYGPIVHESVIRSGEKESGITIHYVNEVYDSGQIIFQARCPVEPDDTAESLAQKVHQLEYEYFPVVIEKLLNE; encoded by the coding sequence ATGAAGAATATAGCCATCTTCGCCTCCGGGAGTGGCACCAATGCCGGGAATATTGCTGAATATTTCCGGTCGAATCAGGATATCTGCATTAAACTAATCCTTGCCAACAGGCAGGATGCTTATGTGCTGAAACGTGCTGAAACATTTGGAATACCCACCTTTGTTTTCAATCGTAAGCAGTTTTATCAAACCGATGACGTTTTAAACATCCTGAAAACGAATAAGATATCCCTGATCGTACTGGCAGGGTTTCTCTGGCTTGTCCCTGAAAACATCCTGAAGGCCTATCCCCATAAAATCATCAACATCCATCCTGCCCTGCTCCCAAAATATGGCGGCAGTGGTTTCTACGGACCGATCGTCCATGAATCGGTGATCCGGTCAGGAGAGAAGGAATCCGGTATCACGATCCATTATGTCAATGAGGTCTACGATTCCGGCCAGATCATTTTCCAGGCACGCTGCCCCGTAGAACCGGACGATACGGCGGAAAGCCTTGCCCAAAAGGTTCATCAGCTCGAGTATGAGTACTTTCCGGTAGTTATTGAGAAACTGCTCAATGAATAA
- a CDS encoding glucose-6-phosphate isomerase, which translates to MNTPTIKVNIDHAAGFLQDNHLDKIQEELLVQHRVLMNRTGKGNDYLGWIDLPSKTDQTMIGRILDDAARMKELCEVVVVVGIGGSYLGSRAVIEALGHPFHTLDRERTTPVILFAGHHIGEDYHAFLLDILNQYDYGLIVISKSGTTTEPAVAFRLLKDHIERKYGREKARTRIMAITDRSRGALKKLSDEQGYTTYIVPDDIGGRYSVLTPVGLLPVAVAGFDIRDLLAGAMHMEKIAAVSAQMNENPAALYAATRSSLYRQGKAIEILVNYLPSLSFLAEWWKQLFGESEGKEHKGLFPANVNFTSDLHSMGQYIQDGARHLFETMILVKQTSRQLIIPAFRDDPDGLNYISGKKLEEVNSKAAQGTLMAHVDGNVPVLTLEMERMDEFHLGQLLYFFEYACALSGYLLGVNPFDQPGVEAYKNKMFALLGKKGYGHS; encoded by the coding sequence ATGAACACCCCGACGATAAAAGTGAACATTGATCACGCAGCTGGCTTTCTTCAGGACAACCACCTGGATAAGATACAGGAGGAACTTCTGGTGCAGCACCGGGTTTTGATGAACAGGACCGGTAAGGGAAATGACTACCTGGGATGGATCGATCTGCCATCCAAAACAGATCAGACAATGATCGGACGGATTTTAGATGATGCTGCCAGGATGAAGGAGCTGTGCGAGGTGGTTGTTGTGGTTGGCATTGGCGGTTCTTACCTGGGATCAAGAGCAGTCATTGAAGCGCTTGGCCATCCGTTTCATACGCTGGACAGGGAGCGGACCACACCCGTCATTCTTTTTGCCGGACATCATATCGGTGAGGATTACCATGCATTTCTTCTGGATATTCTGAACCAGTATGATTATGGATTGATCGTCATTTCCAAATCCGGGACGACCACCGAGCCTGCCGTCGCCTTTCGTTTGCTGAAGGATCACATTGAGCGGAAATATGGCCGTGAAAAGGCCCGCACCCGGATCATGGCCATAACCGACCGTTCAAGGGGAGCGCTGAAAAAACTTTCGGACGAACAGGGATATACGACGTATATCGTGCCTGACGATATAGGCGGAAGGTATTCCGTGCTCACACCGGTCGGATTGCTGCCCGTTGCCGTGGCTGGTTTTGACATCCGGGATCTGCTCGCTGGTGCGATGCATATGGAAAAAATAGCCGCTGTAAGCGCACAAATGAATGAAAATCCTGCGGCTTTATATGCAGCAACCCGTTCTTCCCTGTACAGGCAGGGCAAGGCCATCGAGATCCTTGTCAATTACCTGCCCTCGCTTTCTTTCCTGGCCGAATGGTGGAAACAATTATTCGGTGAAAGCGAAGGGAAAGAGCATAAAGGTCTGTTCCCTGCCAATGTCAATTTTACCAGCGACCTGCATTCCATGGGACAATACATTCAGGACGGTGCAAGGCATTTGTTTGAAACGATGATCCTGGTGAAGCAAACCAGCAGGCAGTTGATCATTCCGGCCTTCCGGGACGATCCTGACGGACTGAACTATATTTCGGGAAAAAAACTGGAAGAGGTGAACAGCAAGGCTGCGCAAGGGACCCTGATGGCTCATGTTGACGGCAATGTTCCGGTGCTTACCCTGGAAATGGAGCGGATGGATGAATTTCACCTGGGACAGTTGTTGTATTTTTTCGAATATGCCTGCGCCCTGAGCGGCTATCTGCTGGGAGTGAATCCTTTTGATCAACCCGGCGTCGAGGCGTACAAGAACAAGATGTTTGCATTGCTGGGGAAGAAAGGGTATGGTCATTCATAG
- a CDS encoding TRL-like family protein, translating to MKKLLVFLIGVFILSGCAMVKSPLTGFIYSDVKAPFAVTSNTGADRVGTAEATSILGIVALGDASIDAAAKSAGITRIHHVDEHVNVILGVYAKYKIVVYGE from the coding sequence ATGAAAAAATTACTGGTGTTTTTGATCGGAGTATTCATTCTGTCGGGTTGTGCAATGGTGAAATCACCCCTGACGGGATTCATTTATTCGGATGTGAAGGCTCCTTTTGCCGTGACCAGCAATACGGGTGCAGACCGGGTGGGTACGGCTGAAGCAACCTCCATTTTGGGGATCGTCGCACTGGGTGATGCCAGCATTGATGCAGCTGCAAAATCAGCAGGAATAACAAGGATCCATCATGTGGATGAGCATGTGAATGTTATCCTTGGGGTCTATGCCAAGTACAAGATTGTGGTTTATGGTGAGTAA
- a CDS encoding PDZ domain-containing protein — translation MKTVPPWAFLLVLFVIFVLSANMYHVGRIPVSGERENWYDGHWIIDYVKSGSPADKAGLKVGDTIVSCNHYTLEEWFAKDHGQKAGDMLIFGILMNNIEVGYPVVTTSYLSTNPGIYWSSYLFFILVSSISLYILFKKPKEKAAKLYFIYIQGYCLASIGGMYLLQDPLQMLIAWSFLLSATFQPAVLFHFHLVFPRPARYFSQFSKLPFIFYGIAIAFFLFQVICMAYQQRFGLFNLPFLDHYLEVGLWWTFIASLSAIALAIYQFVTIKETLARGQLRIIVIGTVIGTAFSIFFAAFYDYVMGLWMIYPNLIQFATKASGLVVTICLLIAIFRYRIWEMEIVLKKVLLYLLATAIIIFSYLALLYLVDLFTVEETKTTRFIVLAVSVFIFLILRDRMQRLIERIFHRESYDSAAVVAEFEEGMAGAYRIEDLGYRILDRMGDIFHFKSVILCLNKEKTTYETGFAGGNVDKQLYLEFQITN, via the coding sequence ATGAAAACCGTTCCGCCCTGGGCATTTTTGCTTGTCCTGTTCGTAATCTTTGTATTATCTGCCAACATGTACCATGTCGGCCGGATACCGGTCAGCGGGGAAAGGGAAAACTGGTACGACGGCCACTGGATCATCGATTATGTCAAATCCGGAAGTCCGGCGGATAAAGCAGGGTTAAAGGTAGGAGATACGATCGTTTCCTGTAACCATTATACGCTGGAAGAATGGTTTGCGAAGGACCATGGCCAGAAAGCCGGAGATATGCTGATTTTTGGTATACTCATGAATAATATTGAGGTTGGCTATCCTGTTGTTACTACTTCGTATCTATCCACTAATCCAGGCATATACTGGTCTTCCTACTTATTTTTTATCCTGGTAAGCAGCATCAGCCTGTATATCTTATTCAAAAAGCCAAAAGAAAAGGCGGCAAAATTGTATTTTATTTATATACAGGGCTATTGCCTGGCCTCAATTGGAGGAATGTATCTTTTACAGGATCCACTGCAAATGTTGATTGCTTGGTCTTTCCTTCTCTCCGCTACATTCCAGCCTGCGGTTCTGTTCCACTTTCACCTGGTTTTCCCCAGGCCTGCCAGGTATTTCAGCCAGTTTAGTAAATTACCGTTTATCTTCTATGGAATAGCCATTGCCTTTTTTCTGTTTCAGGTCATCTGCATGGCTTACCAGCAGAGGTTCGGGTTATTCAACCTACCTTTCCTGGATCATTATCTGGAGGTAGGCCTCTGGTGGACTTTTATCGCATCGCTCAGTGCTATAGCACTTGCCATCTACCAGTTTGTGACCATAAAAGAAACCCTGGCCCGTGGCCAGTTAAGGATCATAGTGATCGGGACGGTGATCGGGACTGCCTTCAGTATATTTTTTGCTGCATTTTATGATTATGTCATGGGACTCTGGATGATCTATCCGAACCTAATCCAGTTTGCGACAAAGGCAAGCGGGCTGGTCGTAACGATCTGCCTGCTTATAGCTATATTCAGGTACCGGATCTGGGAGATGGAAATCGTCCTGAAAAAGGTTTTACTCTATCTTCTTGCTACCGCAATCATCATCTTTTCCTACCTGGCTCTTCTTTATCTGGTAGATTTATTTACCGTGGAAGAAACAAAGACAACCCGGTTTATCGTACTGGCGGTATCGGTATTTATTTTCCTGATCCTGAGAGACCGGATGCAGAGGCTTATTGAGCGGATCTTTCACCGGGAAAGTTATGATTCGGCGGCGGTTGTGGCGGAGTTTGAGGAAGGGATGGCGGGGGCATATAGGATTGAGGATTTAGGATATAGGATCTTGGATCGGATGGGTGATATTTTCCATTTCAAATCGGTCATCTTATGTTTGAACAAAGAAAAGACGACCTATGAAACGGGTTTTGCTGGAGGAAACGTTGACAAACAACTGTACCTTGAATTTCAGATCACCAATTAA
- a CDS encoding HAMP domain-containing sensor histidine kinase, with translation MKTKHILLITIIISLALIGLAGIQVYWINNAIKVRQTGFDRSVNEAVTKVIHKLEKNEMTEQIRQKESFYKRGSDIFRSIDSINLIYYQELELLQHKGQDQSLPPDSAARQRLIRLLQNKSSLFNDVFEDMYTFRHYMDIEQRIDLHRLDSMIRTELRQTGIRTEFELGVYSTSRNRLVIEKTGNYSRELLEKSIGFTLFPGDASFTPDYLLIYFPREKQFLLNQMAGMLSISVFLILVIIIAFVLTIKSVIQEKKLASMKTDFINNMTHEFKTPISTISLACEALADNDIKNMEGISENYINIINEENKRLGIMAEKILQTAVLEKGKLKLSLEEVNIHKILVDVINNIAIQVEINDGTIVKDFRATSPDLQADKIHLSNVCYNLLENANKYSPKKPHIVVTTMNVEGGIEIAIKDNGIGISKSDQKKVFDKLYRVPQGDLHNFKGFGLGLSYVKAIVEKHNGHIHLESEEGKGSVFTVFLPFDQ, from the coding sequence ATGAAAACGAAGCATATCCTTTTGATTACCATTATTATTTCACTTGCCCTGATCGGTCTGGCAGGCATCCAGGTCTACTGGATCAACAACGCGATAAAGGTCAGGCAGACCGGATTTGACCGCAGTGTGAATGAAGCCGTCACAAAGGTCATTCATAAGCTTGAAAAAAATGAAATGACCGAACAGATCCGTCAGAAGGAGAGCTTTTATAAGCGGGGATCAGATATTTTCCGGAGCATTGATTCGATCAATCTGATTTATTACCAGGAACTGGAGTTGCTTCAGCATAAGGGCCAGGATCAGTCACTTCCCCCCGACAGTGCCGCAAGGCAACGTTTGATCAGGTTGCTTCAGAACAAATCTTCCCTGTTCAACGACGTCTTTGAAGATATGTACACCTTCAGGCATTATATGGATATTGAGCAACGGATCGATTTACACAGGCTTGACTCCATGATCCGGACGGAACTCAGGCAGACCGGGATCCGGACAGAATTTGAACTTGGCGTTTACAGCACATCCAGGAACCGCCTGGTCATCGAAAAAACAGGGAATTACAGCAGGGAATTGCTGGAAAAAAGCATCGGATTCACCCTTTTCCCAGGCGATGCTTCCTTCACACCTGATTATCTGCTGATCTATTTTCCCAGGGAAAAACAGTTCCTGCTCAATCAGATGGCCGGTATGCTAAGCATTTCCGTATTCCTCATCCTGGTCATCATCATTGCGTTCGTCCTGACGATAAAATCGGTGATCCAGGAGAAGAAACTCGCCAGCATGAAAACGGATTTCATCAACAACATGACCCACGAATTCAAAACACCCATTTCAACGATCTCTCTTGCCTGTGAGGCATTGGCCGATAACGACATAAAAAACATGGAAGGCATCTCTGAAAATTATATCAACATCATAAATGAAGAGAACAAACGTTTGGGTATTATGGCGGAAAAGATACTGCAGACTGCCGTTCTGGAAAAGGGAAAATTAAAGCTCTCGCTTGAAGAGGTGAACATCCACAAAATTCTGGTGGATGTAATCAACAACATTGCCATTCAGGTCGAGATCAATGATGGGACCATTGTAAAGGATTTCCGGGCAACTTCTCCGGACCTACAGGCTGATAAGATCCATTTATCCAATGTATGTTATAACTTGCTGGAAAATGCCAATAAATATTCGCCCAAAAAACCCCATATCGTAGTTACCACAATGAATGTCGAAGGGGGTATCGAAATAGCGATCAAAGACAATGGCATCGGGATCAGCAAGTCGGATCAGAAAAAAGTCTTTGATAAACTCTACCGTGTGCCCCAGGGTGATCTTCATAACTTCAAAGGCTTCGGCCTGGGATTGAGTTATGTGAAGGCCATTGTGGAAAAACACAACGGTCATATCCACCTCGAAAGCGAAGAGGGAAAAGGAAGCGTCTTTACGGTGTTTTTACCGTTTGACCAGTAA
- a CDS encoding cytidylate kinase-like family protein, whose protein sequence is MKNLLMKYMEERLKGETLPPVSRKSDPLPVVTISREAGCSGTNLASKLVQRLNQMQADKKNKQVWKVVNKEVIELAARELELNPAVLKPVFKGEKKTLLDEMILSMSTRYYKSDRQIRKTITDVIRFYASQGNVVILGRAGVVIAQDHPRSLHFKLQAPLEWRTELISKKNGITSAEALKYIQETDRGREKLLADFGKGAPHSELFDAILNCKSFSVDEMAELICRLMEIKKLI, encoded by the coding sequence ATGAAAAACTTATTGATGAAGTATATGGAGGAGCGGCTCAAAGGCGAGACGCTACCTCCTGTTTCCAGGAAATCAGATCCGCTGCCGGTAGTTACAATTTCCAGGGAAGCTGGTTGCTCGGGTACCAATTTAGCCAGCAAGCTTGTGCAGCGTTTGAACCAGATGCAGGCAGATAAAAAGAACAAGCAGGTATGGAAGGTTGTTAACAAGGAAGTAATTGAACTGGCTGCCAGGGAGTTGGAGTTGAATCCTGCTGTTCTGAAACCTGTCTTCAAAGGAGAGAAGAAGACACTTCTGGATGAAATGATCCTTTCGATGTCGACCAGGTATTACAAAAGTGACCGTCAGATCAGAAAGACGATCACAGATGTCATCCGTTTTTATGCCAGCCAGGGAAATGTGGTCATTCTCGGACGGGCAGGTGTTGTCATTGCACAGGACCATCCCAGGTCACTGCACTTCAAACTGCAGGCTCCACTGGAGTGGCGCACGGAGTTGATCAGCAAAAAAAACGGCATCACTTCGGCAGAAGCACTGAAGTATATTCAGGAAACGGACAGGGGAAGGGAAAAACTGCTGGCCGATTTCGGGAAGGGAGCTCCGCATTCGGAATTGTTTGATGCGATTCTCAACTGCAAATCTTTTTCTGTAGATGAGATGGCGGAACTGATCTGCCGGTTGATGGAAATTAAAAAATTAATCTGA
- a CDS encoding outer membrane beta-barrel protein produces MQYDPKNLDQYFAESLNGFRQKPPDGTWQRLEADLLAARRHRRLILYRWTAAAAMLLIALAAAFYFTTITPDHQPGDQPLSQVQAPATCQPPIPAAPENDILQNITQESTPTIPSPSTGQTAEMITRTTGQSDVPSVPVPTGEPEIAETLVTDEIQKEVTPSEDAEIDAAQPSPGDNHVPDIPEPEQKNILTKPLTDFTFQDQPEVIKTNSRWSIGGSFAPVYAYRSIRIDAEELPPDVNPDINYYNSSEEPVYSYSGGVDVAVNMSDKWQFRTGLYLSSLGHSNQEVTAYEAEGVKDLLKVSSSTGVIRITTSKLPEDFVDNSVRRDSITDAVYINSSIRQSFTYLELPLLVRYALLDRRFGLNLTGGFSPGIMTNYQAQFTYEGERIDLDNESDFYSMILNSQVGLGINYKITGSLTLSLDPAFKYSLNSIRKDHSIEYHPYSISVFTGIRYSF; encoded by the coding sequence ATGCAGTACGATCCTAAAAATCTGGACCAGTATTTTGCGGAATCACTGAACGGATTCCGGCAGAAACCGCCCGATGGTACCTGGCAAAGGCTGGAAGCGGATCTGCTGGCCGCCCGCCGTCACAGACGCCTGATCTTATACCGTTGGACCGCCGCGGCCGCGATGCTGCTCATCGCCCTGGCTGCCGCATTTTACTTTACAACCATCACCCCGGATCATCAGCCCGGCGATCAGCCGCTCTCCCAGGTGCAGGCTCCTGCCACCTGCCAGCCACCCATTCCGGCTGCTCCCGAAAATGACATTCTACAAAACATCACGCAAGAATCAACGCCAACCATTCCTTCTCCTTCCACCGGACAAACCGCTGAAATGATCACCAGAACCACAGGCCAGTCTGATGTTCCGTCCGTTCCCGTTCCGACCGGTGAGCCGGAAATCGCTGAAACCCTGGTGACGGATGAAATCCAAAAGGAGGTGACTCCATCGGAGGATGCTGAAATTGATGCCGCTCAACCATCACCGGGGGACAACCACGTTCCTGACATCCCGGAACCGGAACAGAAGAATATCCTGACCAAGCCACTGACCGATTTCACCTTTCAGGATCAGCCGGAAGTCATTAAAACCAACTCCAGATGGAGCATCGGCGGCAGTTTTGCACCCGTCTACGCTTACCGGAGCATCCGGATCGATGCCGAAGAGCTGCCCCCTGACGTGAATCCCGACATCAACTACTACAACAGCTCCGAAGAACCCGTTTACTCGTACTCGGGAGGCGTGGATGTTGCGGTGAATATGAGCGATAAATGGCAGTTCCGGACCGGGTTGTACCTTTCCAGCCTGGGGCACAGCAATCAGGAGGTGACCGCTTACGAAGCGGAAGGAGTGAAAGACCTGCTGAAGGTCTCTTCCTCCACCGGCGTGATCCGGATCACTACGTCCAAACTTCCCGAAGACTTTGTGGATAACTCCGTCCGACGCGACTCCATTACCGATGCAGTCTATATCAATTCCAGTATACGCCAGTCGTTCACCTACCTGGAACTGCCCCTGCTGGTGCGGTATGCACTCCTTGACAGGCGCTTTGGCCTGAACCTCACCGGAGGATTCAGCCCCGGAATCATGACCAACTATCAGGCTCAGTTTACATACGAAGGTGAACGCATTGACCTGGACAATGAAAGCGATTTTTACAGCATGATCCTGAACAGCCAGGTCGGCCTCGGCATCAACTACAAAATCACCGGATCCCTTACCCTCAGCCTGGATCCTGCATTCAAATATTCACTGAATTCCATCCGAAAGGACCACTCCATTGAGTATCATCCGTATTCCATTTCAGTATTCACTGGAATAAGGTACTCCTTCTGA
- a CDS encoding response regulator transcription factor, producing the protein MPDQTEIIYVVIVEDDKEMREGLESIVKWHQGLECLAAYASAEAALDHIYENIPDIVLMDIHLPGISGIECVKRLKPLLTSTQFMMCTVYEDSENVFDSLCAGATGYLLKNSPPGKIAEAIIELHQGGSPMSSIIARKVINTFKPAPEQSADLDKLTKREHEMLELLAKGYRYKEIADQLFISFETVRTHIHHIYEKLQVQSRTEAVNKLFPR; encoded by the coding sequence ATGCCGGATCAAACCGAAATAATATACGTTGTCATCGTCGAAGATGACAAAGAGATGCGGGAAGGGCTCGAATCCATCGTTAAATGGCATCAGGGGCTGGAATGTCTGGCTGCCTACGCCTCGGCCGAAGCAGCCCTTGACCATATCTACGAAAATATTCCCGATATCGTGCTGATGGATATCCACCTGCCCGGGATCTCCGGCATCGAGTGCGTGAAACGGCTGAAACCTCTGCTCACATCAACGCAGTTCATGATGTGTACAGTGTACGAGGACAGTGAAAATGTGTTCGACTCGCTTTGTGCCGGTGCTACCGGATACCTGCTGAAGAACAGCCCGCCCGGCAAAATCGCCGAAGCAATCATCGAGCTCCATCAGGGGGGATCTCCCATGTCGTCAATCATCGCACGGAAGGTGATCAATACATTTAAACCGGCTCCGGAACAATCAGCGGACCTGGACAAGCTGACTAAAAGGGAGCATGAGATGCTTGAACTGCTGGCCAAGGGTTACCGGTACAAAGAGATTGCCGACCAGCTTTTCATTAGTTTCGAAACCGTCCGAACCCATATCCACCATATCTACGAAAAACTTCAGGTCCAGTCCCGAACCGAGGCGGTGAACAAGTTATTCCCGAGGTAG
- a CDS encoding DMT family transporter, which yields MSVLSSHIGELAALATACFWTVTALTFEVASKRVGSLSVNLIRLVFAWIILCIFNGIVRGMPFPQDASAHAWFWLALSGIVGLVIGDLMLFESYTIIGSRTAMLVMTLVPPITAVVAWIVLGEVMTLMNILGMFLTIAGIGMAIFSRTNKGEKMQIRHPVRGLLLALGGAAGQAVGLVLSKFGMEDYDAFSATQIRITAGVIGFIIVILLMRRWGRVMKAVQDPKGMLTITVGSVFGPFLGISFSLLAVQHTSTGIASTIMAIVPIFIILPSVVIFREKVSWKEVLGAFVSVGGVVLFFV from the coding sequence ATGTCGGTTCTTTCCTCTCACATTGGCGAATTAGCGGCGCTGGCCACTGCCTGTTTCTGGACGGTCACGGCGCTGACGTTTGAGGTGGCAAGCAAGCGGGTGGGTTCTTTATCGGTGAATTTGATCCGGCTGGTGTTTGCCTGGATCATTCTCTGCATTTTCAATGGGATCGTGCGTGGAATGCCCTTCCCGCAGGATGCTTCAGCCCATGCCTGGTTCTGGCTTGCCCTGTCGGGCATTGTCGGGTTGGTGATCGGGGACCTGATGCTGTTCGAATCGTATACCATCATTGGTTCCCGGACTGCGATGCTGGTTATGACCCTGGTGCCTCCCATCACGGCCGTTGTCGCCTGGATCGTGCTTGGGGAAGTGATGACCCTGATGAACATCCTGGGAATGTTTTTGACCATTGCCGGTATCGGAATGGCGATCTTCAGCCGGACCAATAAGGGAGAAAAGATGCAGATCCGTCATCCGGTCAGGGGGCTGTTACTGGCATTGGGCGGTGCTGCCGGGCAGGCGGTGGGCCTGGTGCTGAGCAAGTTCGGGATGGAGGATTACGATGCTTTTTCCGCAACGCAGATCCGGATCACGGCAGGCGTCATCGGGTTTATCATCGTCATTCTGCTGATGAGGCGCTGGGGCCGCGTAATGAAGGCAGTCCAGGATCCAAAGGGAATGTTGACGATCACGGTGGGATCTGTTTTCGGTCCGTTCCTGGGCATTTCCTTTTCCCTGCTGGCCGTCCAGCACACCTCCACGGGCATTGCCTCCACCATCATGGCGATCGTTCCCATTTTCATCATCCTGCCATCTGTGGTCATTTTCAGGGAAAAGGTATCGTGGAAAGAAGTCCTCGGGGCGTTTGTGTCGGTGGGAGGGGTGGTGCTATTTTTTGTTTGA
- a CDS encoding response regulator transcription factor: MTITPIKVLLAEDDRNLGNILKAYLEAKGYPTRLTVNGEEAFKAYQREDFDFCIIDIMMPVKDGFSVVKEIRSIDNKIPILFLTAKSLPEDKLKGFELGADDYISKPFSMEELLARMQAILRRSRQDKDIASGASVYSIGDYQFDYPRQILTWKESEQKLTSKEAELLKLLCEAKNEVLDRRYALNKIWFDDSYFNARSMDVYIAKLRKYLREDPRVELLNVHGIGFRLLKP; encoded by the coding sequence ATGACCATCACCCCCATCAAAGTCCTGCTTGCTGAAGATGACCGTAATCTTGGCAATATCCTGAAGGCATATCTTGAGGCCAAAGGGTACCCTACCCGTCTGACCGTGAACGGGGAAGAGGCTTTCAAAGCCTATCAGCGGGAGGATTTCGACTTTTGTATCATTGATATCATGATGCCGGTCAAAGACGGATTTTCAGTTGTCAAGGAGATCCGGAGCATTGATAACAAGATCCCGATCCTGTTCCTGACGGCCAAATCGCTGCCCGAGGACAAGCTGAAAGGATTCGAGCTGGGAGCCGACGATTACATTTCCAAACCGTTCAGCATGGAAGAACTGCTGGCACGGATGCAGGCAATCCTCCGCAGATCCCGCCAGGATAAGGATATAGCTTCAGGTGCATCCGTGTACTCCATCGGAGACTATCAGTTTGATTATCCCCGGCAGATCCTGACCTGGAAAGAGTCGGAGCAAAAACTCACCAGCAAGGAAGCTGAACTGTTAAAACTACTGTGTGAAGCAAAGAATGAAGTGCTGGACCGCCGGTATGCCCTGAATAAAATCTGGTTCGACGACAGCTATTTCAATGCGCGAAGCATGGATGTCTATATTGCCAAACTCCGAAAATACCTCAGGGAAGATCCGCGGGTGGAATTACTGAACGTTCACGGGATAGGATTCCGGCTGCTGAAGCCCTGA